In Cryptomeria japonica chromosome 5, Sugi_1.0, whole genome shotgun sequence, the genomic window AAAAAAAATAGACACTTCACAAAAAATATCTCCAGAAAATTGTGCCACATTGCTGCAGTTGATGTTGCGCGATAACCTCACCCAGGGCGAAAAAGATAGCCTCAAGAGTGCAGGCAAGAGTCGGGGGGTAAAGAAACAATTTTTCGCCAAGGGAGTATGGTGATGCCTGTTGTCCGTGGTGAAGAGTCGCCTCACAAGTGCCAGTCGCGCGTGGGACATAGCCATCGCACATATAGCATTGATGAATGGGTTGCATAACGGGGTGGTGTATGATTGGGCATCACTATTGGCAGATAGGATGGACAAGTTCATGACGCTCCAATACAAGAATTTTTACATGCCGCACCACGCCATTGGGTTATTCCTGGATGCAGTCCGCACACAGATCACCTTGGGCTCACAGCCATTGGAGTCGCAAGGACGAGTCGCACCAGACCAGCCACCCATATTCTATTGGTCTCACGTAGACGTCTTGGCACATGGCGTCGAGGCACGTTTGGGCACAAAAAGAAAGAAGGCCGCCATGTCCGACACGAAGTCCGACACAGATGAGTCCGATGCAGAGGAGGATGCCGATAGCGGCAGGGAGGAATCCGCAGACACCTCCCAGGTGAGCAGAGGGAGCTTCCGATTGGCAGGAAGAGGAGGCGAACAATTGCCTGAAGAGGAGGTAGTGGAATCGGCAGGTACAGTAGGGTCTATTTCAGCATCACAAGTGCAGGTCCACTTTACACCAGCCCGCTTACCCGCGACTTGTCAATTGGCAATGTTGCGGTCGTTCGAGACGATGAGTGTGGTCACCACGATGCTAGTTCCTAGCTTCGGGCAGCCTCGGGTGACGATAGCGATGACACCACCGCGGGTGGAGACCTTGGCGAGTGCAGAGGCTTCCATGGTGCACGATGTGCCAAAGGCTTCCAGGGTGCACGATGTGTCGGATGTGACAGGACAGGATGTGCCAAGGTTGCCAGACTATATGCAGGAGGCAATGACGGAAGCGGGCGCTCTTCATGATGACCTTAGTTCGTGGTTGAGCCACTACCAGCTTACACCTGTGGCACCAGCGAGAGAGGCCGCACTATCTCCAGCCAGGACCATGCATTCCTTGGATATCTTTGATCTGGAGGAAGGGAGCTCCCCAAGCAGTCGGGCACTTCAGAGGGTTGTGTCACCCCCTGCAGTTGTAGTCACCAGCCCGTACAGGGGAGAGGAGGTGCCTGGGGGAGTACAAAAGGGTACAGGAGAGTTGGAGCAGTTCATTGGCAAGATGACTCTGAGAGCACAACGGCTTGTGTCATCTGCCACACTCCAGGCGAATGTCGGCATGGTTGAGCGGATCGAGGGACTGTTGACCTTTGCTCGCACCGGATAACCAGGCGATGATGGAGGCTTGGAGCCTCACCGAGGGGGTTGGCGAGACCCGCATACAGTCGTTGTTGCGAGAGGTGGAGCAGGCCTTCAGCGAAGGTTATCTTGAGCTTCGGAGGACACAACAGACAGCAACGACAGTTGAGGCTTTGCGGGTAGCAGCAATGACAACTCGGGAGGAGCTGACTACTAGGTATGGAGAGTTGGAGGCTACCATGGCTCAAACCCAGACAGCAATGGACACTTTAGTAGCAGAGAAGTCTGCCTTGCTGATACAGTTGGAGGAGGAAAGGGCATCGAGAGAGCTGTTGGAGACTCGGTTGGTCAGTGCACTGGAGAgtgtggacaagaaggataaggaggtgctGGAGGCAGCCTATATGGTAAAGACTGCTATGGAGCGATAGATGGTAGCGGAACGGGATCTGAAGAGGACGGAGCAAGTGTATGAGCACCCTGGGCACTTGGCGTCCACCGCTACACCACCACCGGCGCCTTCTTCATCAAGGACGCCCTCTGCACCCCCTTAGTATTCTTTTTTGCTTTTGGGTTCTGTAAGCCCCAtgtattctccattttgttgtaagtcACTTGGAGActacttttctttttgggggggatgatgttggcggcaatattgtacacggaaataaaactagttaattatgttgtaattgtgttggttagttggcaaccgaggggtggcagttgcggtgcgacgattggcgctcgcaccccctcggtatctttatatacttcggaatgtaacttgtaaaaaaacaattatgaatggaataatatcTCATATACTCGTCTGATATCTATGGctttattattctgcattacatgctttatgttttaagttattcgcCTGAGAGGGCAAACAGACACTTCCAAACCTTTACCTCCGTTTTACCCTAAGGCCTTTTTTCAATATCATCATAGTCTTGAACATGACATCAAGCAAAAGTATGTGTCTAAGAAATGAACTTCAAATCAAAACTTGAAAATCACTAATCCTTTACTGTCCCATTCAACAAATGTTGTAGAGCCAAATTCTAATTGCATAAACATTGATTCCCAAACCAACCAAGCAGAACATTTAGTTAATATGATGGACCACTATACATCACCGCTAAAATTAATCACAAACCCACACATGGTGCTCATTTATCCAGTATGCATGGCAAATGTGATACAAAGGTGTTCCTTTGAactatatcatgacacttatgacaAATCTCaagtcttgattaaggtgcatcatggtttcacttgtcccactaTTGGTTCCATAAACCTTCACAACCAAGTTGGACCTAAAAGCTTAAATGTGTCCTTTACCATAATTCCTACCtcaaatcaatttcatgtgaagttgggtcaTCCTTGGCAAACCTTCATGAAAGCAATCCCTTTCATAGTCcaaaagtgtttaaaatttccattTGAAGGACAAGTGCATATTGCACTTAATTGTGGATTCCATCCCTTGTCCGGACGTGGAAACTTTACGCTTGACTACTTCTATCTGCAACCACCACAACCTATTCGACTTAATGAAGACTCTTTATTCCTTTCTTACAAGAAGTTTAAAGCCAAGAGAGTAGCTGACTTATCCCTAGGTAGTTCCTCGAATCCCACCCCGATTGCTACCCCTAAGGATCCTATGATATCTATGGATATCATAGTAGCTCTTCCTATGCCATAGGTAGAGAGTGAACCAAATATTGGACCGAGTATCCTTCCCCTTCCTACAGTGTCTAGTGTGAAAGTTGTTGTTCCACCTCTACCATCCTATAAAAGACAAGGCAAACCCCCAACACCATCTAAACCTCTTCCTATCCCTCAGCCTTCCTTACCTTCACCTACTCCAAAGATTGACCCTTACCTTTCTCAACCCAACTAATAATGCCCATGGTGATGCCGATAGCACTATTGTGCCACCTATTATGATAAACTTGGATAATGATTCAAATGACATGGTTGAAACTGTAGAGAATGATTCTGAGTTATCCTTAATGTTTTCTAAAGCTTTGACTCTAGCTCCTAGTGCAGCATATAGTGATCCTTACTTAAGGAATGGTCCATGTTTCGAACTAGATATAGATCCTTGTACCATACTAGTTGAAGCTCCTTTAGCATTTTGTCTACCATCTATTTATGATGAGCAAGATTAGGAGGCAAATGATTTGCTATAGAATAGCTCGTAAGTGCAATATCCCTTTTGTCATTTTGTGTTTTCTTGCACGTAATGCAATCCTCCATGAGGTGCCACTTGGTGTGTCTTTTGTTTCTtaagttctctttggatgacccttgatgCTCTGTTGTCATGAGGATACAAAGGGACCAACCCTATTGcagcattcttctatttgtatcttcattcttctatttgtcgtaaATATGCTTTGTCGTATTACTAAAATACTTTTATAAAATAGCTCCCACTACATGACAACTAGAAGCATGTGCTTTCTACTTTCTAGTGCTCTCCACCAAAGGTGTTGAGTTTTGAAGTTGTCATTTTCTAAGCTTGCAATTTTCTTTTATTTGTCTCCTATGCTCACTTTTGTTTTTTGGAGCATGTGGCTATGTTACAACTTTAGCACCTCTATAAATCCTATTTAAGTATGTATATGTTCATATGAGCTTCAAACTGAAGAGGTTTGACTAATAGCTCAATCTTTTGGAGAAATTTGACAAGCACATTCAAACTTTCAGCAACAAGTGACTACATCTCATAGACATTGGTTTTAATTAAATCAACCATCTCTAGCCTTCCCATCTACCAGCTCACAATTTATCATGCTCCCATCTCCATTTTCCACATGCTTTAGACAAAAAATATTAGAGACTTATTATGGCGGCAGGTTTAGCAAAACGCAAGAAAACACCTTGTTGGCTGCCATAGAGTCCTAGGAATCAAATCTACACTTGATATGAACCCCACTCTAGGAGCTAAGCTTGTTTGGGCTCTCGTCAATCTTGCAACTCTTCAAAAGCATATCCTTGTTCTCAAATATGGCAATGGTAAAGATGGCATGTACTTGCTCAACTCCATCCTTCAAAAGCCTAGTATCTCTAAAGTCCAGCCCCTAATTGATAGAGctattgatttgataaaaaatGGACCCAAGAAACGGCCATAGCATAAAATTTTGGGAGGATTCAATTCTAGGGCACATACCTTTATGTTCTCTCATGCCAAGTGGCCTCCTTTCACCCATATGAAGCAGCTTGGGGTGGAAAAACTTGATCACCTCATTGAGTGGGATGGAAATCTACCTAAATGGTCTCGCCTCAATGGTCTTTCTAAGGAACTTCAAAACAAATGGGTGCTAATCAGAAAGAACATTTTCAGTATCCTTCTGTCATGCCCCCGATCATATCATAATGAATATAATAATACTATTCACTATCatataagaaataaataaaagaatttagTATTTTACTATTGTTCAGAAAATTGTATTAATtaataagacttcacaattttctaatACCTAAGCCGACAGCCCCATAAAGAATTCATTCCCTTAATCGCCAATCTGTAGTATTAACAAATCATTGAGCAAGTCATCTCCAAAGGATGCGATGGCTGAAGAGGCACAAGATTAATTTAGAAAAGACAGCAGTTTATTAAGCCAAGAAGCTAAGGTCAGATTAAAACGAGACAACACTTTCAGGAGGGACATGGCCATGGAAGGACATAACCTCCATTACCAATTGAGGAGTATATATTGCAGATCGGCACTCAAAGAAAGGATCAGGATCAGAAATCATCATATTTAATCTGCACTCAGCAAAGGAGATCAGTTTTGATATAGGCTTCAACATTCAAAAATACAGCAGTCTTGTGTCCTAATCATTTTGTGGTATGCAAtataatgaagaaatttgacatCTAATATTTCTATATTTTGTTATAGTTACAATGAAAATAGttaatctatttaattatttatttattcaattgagACTCCTATAAGCCATCATGTAAGGATTAGAGAGGAACCTCAATAAGGAGAGCAGATACGTGTTCTCCTTCTAAGTAGCCCACCTCATGTTGGATGGACAAGAGTTCCTACCACTTGAGGCCAAGGGGTCAAGAAATCTTGGTTGGATGCTCTGCATCCTTGGGCTTAGTTGTGGTGAACATTGGCCACCTTGTTGTGGAGCCATGATTGGGAGAGAAGATATGGATCACCCTTCTAAGTAGCCCACCTCATGTTGGATAGACAACAGCTCCTGCCACTTGGGGCCAAGGGGTCGTGTCGTCTTGATTGGATGCTCCATGCCCTTGGGCTTAATTGTGGCAAACATCCGAGCACCCTATTGTGCTTCTTCTCCAACCCCTATTATGGTTGGTTATGGGTAAAGGAACTATGAATGTTATAGAATTCTTAAATTCAATTAGCTATTGCATGATTTATCTATATAAATTAAGATGATAATTAATATATATGCACTTATATGTTGTTGGATCCCTAAACCTTATAGAAATAATTGATCTTATGAATTATATTTCAAAAGTTGTTTAACATTTGCAGGACCTAAACCAGGATTTATCTTGCTAAAGACAATTTAATTGGTAAAGTTACAATTCTAACTATATTACATTTCTTATtttaattgaacttgtgattttaaGGGCAAGATTTAGGATCATCCCAAAAGGCGACATTACACCTTCCCAGTTCCTACCAATTTTCAGTGTTGACAATTAAATTTCAGGTGAAACAAGCTCTTTAGGTTGCTGATAGCTATTTAATCAAGGCTAGCACTCATTTTCTTTTTTGCTGCAGAACCTCTTGACTGCTATTTGCATAGCATATGGAACTTCAATGTTACtcccaaagaaaaaaaaaatcactgGCTTGTCTAGCAAAATAAGATTCTTGTTGGTGAAGATCTCATTAAGAAGGATATCATTATATCTGCTTCAAATGTTCCAAAGCTTGTGAATCCCAATCTCATCCCTTTGACAGTAAGGAGGATTCCATTTGGATTTCTCTCTCTATTTTGGGGTCCCCTTTCAAAACAAATTGAGCCCTGAAATCTGCATCAAGCAATGGAACTTTTATCAACCCAGCCCACTTATTCCCTCTCATAAAAAAATTGCAATCTTCCTTACCTTTCTTTTGTATGTGGTTTATTTGGATTGACAAGAATAAAATAAGTTTTTTCATACAGCTACTCCAAAGAAAACTCTGATCCACAAAATCCAACTAGCTATGGTGGAAAATGTTAAGGAAAACAAAACATGAATATAATAACCAATGCTGAGCTACATTTTTCCTTAAAAATGGAACCTTTCGGATTTCATTAACACAACCCTGATTGCAAAGAAATTAAACATAGTGAATGGCGGGTGCGAGCGAAAAACCGCAAGGATGTGAATATGGCGACAAGGAAGAAGAAGCAAAGGGTCCTAAGATCGGCAGGAAATATCAAATCATAGATGTCACAGAAGAAATCGAGGAGGATCTAGAATTCCTAAAAGATCTGGCAATAATATGCAGATTCATAGGCCCGAGGGTTGAACGGAAAAAGATCTATAAGTGGATCAATGAAACATGGAAAACCCCCCAAATCACGAAATTCATACAGCGTGGCTTTTTCATTGTAATTTTTGCAACGGAAGAGGAAAGATTGAAAGTACTGGAAGGCGGAGTATGGTATATGGATTCAGCCCTGCTTTACATCCAAAGATGGCACAGGAATTTCAACCCATTGATCACAGAACCATATGAGAAACCAGTCTGGATCCGATTGAACAATTTACCCATGGAATATTGGACGGAGGAAGCGCTACATAAAATTGGTCAATCACTGAGTACCCTAATTGACATCGACACCGAAATTGCGGAGGGGGATTCCTACCTATATGCTAGGCTTTGGGTAGCTGCTGATAGAACGATTCCGTCTGAAATTA contains:
- the LOC131876054 gene encoding uncharacterized protein LOC131876054: MAGASEKPQGCEYGDKEEEAKGPKIGRKYQIIDVTEEIEEDLEFLKDLAIICRFIGPRVERKKIYKWINETWKTPQITKFIQRGFFIVIFATEEERLKVLEGGVWYMDSALLYIQRWHRNFNPLITEPYEKPVWIRLNNLPMEYWTEEALHKIGQSLSTLIDIDTEIAEGDSYLYARLWVAADRTIPSEIKLLAHGKEWIQTVEIEEDKVYCLNCGMQNHPTGKMQKI